The Diospyros lotus cultivar Yz01 chromosome 15, ASM1463336v1, whole genome shotgun sequence genome has a window encoding:
- the LOC127792043 gene encoding 2-oxoglutarate-dependent dioxygenase DAO-like: MDHGGGGVPVIDLQNFPEEAEKLIRACEEWGCFRVINHGVPAGLMGEIKLVAESLHELPPATKRRNGTDIFEGYIPPSNVNPFFEGLGFYDTAGNGGPVVDDFCSRLDASSQQRETIKKYFQATHELALDIGKKLAESLGLGSDLCNGWACQFWLNKYHFTPQTLGETGVRIHTDLGFLTILQEDDKVGGLELAAKDSGEFMAVDPLPGSLFINLGDLAKVWSNGRLHNVKHRVQCKEPSTRFSITLFVVGPMEEAVQAPPEMVDSGHPALYRPFTFEEYRKIRLSTGLKNGEALEFFRAAAN; the protein is encoded by the exons ATGGATCACGGAGGTGGCGGCGTTCCGGTGATCGACTTGCAGAACTTTCCGGAGGAGGCCGAGAAGCTGATCCGAGCCTGCGAAGAATGGGGCTGTTTCAGAGTCATCAACCATGGTGTTCCCGCAGGCTTGATGGGCGAGATCAAGCTGGTGGCGGAGTCTCTTCACGAGCTTCCGCCGGCGACCAAACGGCGCAATGGCACCGACATTTTTGAAGGGTACATACCTCCGAGCAATGTGAATCCTTTCTTTGAGGGCTTAGGGTTTTACGACACCGCCGGTAATGGCGGTCCGGTGGTGGATGATTTCTGCTCTCGGCTTGATGCTTCTTCCCAGCAAAG GGAGACAATAAAGAAGTACTTCCAGGCCACCCATGAACTGGCCCTGGACATTGGGAAGAAGCTAGCGGAAAGCTTGGGGCTGGGCAGTGATTTATGCAATGGCTGGGCATGCCAATTCTGGCTTAACAAATACCACTTCACTCCCCAAACCCTAGGAGAAACTGGAGTCAGAATCCACACAGACTTGGGATTTCTCACCATTTTACAAGAAGATGACAAGGTTGGTGGCCTTGAGCTGGCCGCCAAGGACTCTGGCGAGTTTATGGCCGTCGACCCCTTGCCCGGCAGCCTCTTCATCAACCTCGGGGACCTCGCTAAG GTGTGGAGCAACGGGAGACTGCACAACGTGAAGCACCGGGTGCAATGCAAAGAGCCGTCAACCCGGTTTTCGATTACTCTCTTTGTGGTCGGGCCAATGGAGGAGGCCGTGCAAGCGCCACCGGAAATGGTGGATTCCGGCCACCCTGCCCTCTACCGGCCGTTCACCTTTGAAGAATATAGAAAAATTCGTCTCTCCACCGGCTTGAAAAATGGTGAAGCTCTTGAGTTCTTCCGGGCCGCCGCCAATTGA
- the LOC127792228 gene encoding 2-oxoglutarate-dependent dioxygenase DAO-like: protein MVKEETKMGGSYNCVIPVIDMGDFPAETEKLMAACKEWGCFRVVNHGVPLDLMMEMKAVSRCLLDLPMETKLRNWDPVDGKGYTPPNKASPVFESLACHDMAHPDSLLNFFRQLGVSHPHHRDVITKYSKAIYELGLEMGRRLLQGLGLYGDLFDDGWACQVRMNKYSYTPEYVGSTGAILHTDPGFLTILQDDDKIGGLEAVHKETGQFVPVDPLPGSFVVNLGDFATIWSNGMLHGVKHRVQCYEGSVRLSIALFVLGPKDKALGTADEFVDDKHPQLFKPIEFEEYRMLRITTKSPTGAIERVRIKA from the exons ATGGTGAAGGAGGAGACAAAAATGGGTGGTTCTTATAACTGTGTTATTCCGGTGATCGACATGGGGGATTTTCCGGCGGAGACAGAGAAGCTAATGGCGGCGTGCAAGGAGTGGGGCTGCTTCAGGGTGGTGAACCACGGCGTTCCCCTGGATTTGATGATGGAGATGAAAGCGGTTTCCAGGTGTCTGCTTGACCTGCCAATGGAGACGAAGCTCAGAAACTGGGACCCGGTGGATGGCAAGGGCTACACCCCACCCAACAAGGCCAGCCCCGTCTTCGAGAGCTTGGCTTGCCATGACATGGCTCATCCTGATTCTCTCCTTAACTTCTTTCGTCAGCTCGGCGTCTCTCATCCTCATcacag AGATGTCATAACAAAATATTCCAAGGCCATATACGAACTGGGGTTGGAGATGGGCAGAAGGTTACTCCAAGGGCTAGGGTTATATGGAGATCTATTCGATGATGGATGGGCATGTCAAGTCAGAATGAACAAATATAGTTACACCCCTGAATATGTCGGGTCGACTGGTGCTATACTGCACACAGACCCCGGATTCCTTACCATATTGCAAGATGATGACAAAATTGGGGGCCTTGAAGCTGTCCACAAGGAGACTGGCCAATTTGTTCCGGTCGATCCACTCCCGGGCTCCTTTGTTGTCAACCTCGGCGACTTCGCTACG ATATGGAGTAACGGAATGCTCCATGGAGTGAAGCACCGAGTGCAATGTTACGAAGGATCAGTACGATTGTCGATTGCTTTGTTTGTTTTAGGGCCCAAAGACAAAGCACTTGGAACGGCCGATGAATTTGTGGACGACAAACATCCACAACTATTCAAGCCTATAGAATTTGAAGAGTATCGAATGCTAAGAATTACCACAAAATCGCCTACGGGGGCTATCGAGCGAGTGCGCATCAAAGCATGA